From Cellulomonas fimi ATCC 484, a single genomic window includes:
- a CDS encoding phospho-sugar mutase, with amino-acid sequence MTDEGWAALEARVQAWIDDDPDPQTADELRGLLTTARTGPEGLLPGHDPDPTQRQAIDARAAARAELADRFQGLLQFGTAGLRGRLAGGPHRMNRAVVVRAAAGIADFLLGELDGVTPPPRVVVGYDARHNSAQFALDTAGVLTAVGIEVLLLPEPLPTPVLAFCVRHLDADAGIMVTASHNPPQDNGYKVYLGGRVVTDAGQGAQIVPPTDTAIAAEIARVPSVASVPRADHGWTVLGQDVVDAYVRTVVGLADLSPEARAAAGDLRIVLTPLHGVGGRVAQRVLAEAGFTDVLLVPEQEFPDPDFPSVAFPNPEEPGAIDLAIGLAGDERADLVLALDPDADRCAVAVQDLRSRSYRGPDTAAAEGWRMLHGDETGALLGDLAARRAAAASRDHAVLASSIVSSRLLAEIARHAGLQHRQTLTGFKWISRVDGLVFGYEEALGYCVDPAHVRDKDGISAALTVAGLAATLKAQGRSPVDALDDLARAHGLHLTGQVSARFADLADIGATVQRLRATPPRTLAGVPVTSVVDLAAGTEDDRDGLPPTDGLRMFTSDGTRVIVRPSGTEPKVKCYLEVVEPVAADADDDAVTHARRSARARLDALAADVRTVLGL; translated from the coding sequence ATGACCGACGAGGGGTGGGCCGCGCTCGAGGCACGGGTGCAGGCCTGGATCGACGACGACCCTGACCCGCAGACGGCGGACGAGCTGCGCGGCCTGCTGACGACGGCCCGGACCGGCCCCGAGGGCCTGCTGCCCGGCCACGACCCGGACCCGACGCAGCGACAGGCCATCGACGCGCGGGCGGCCGCCCGCGCGGAGCTCGCCGACCGCTTCCAGGGCCTCCTGCAGTTCGGCACCGCCGGTCTGCGCGGGCGCCTCGCGGGCGGACCGCACCGCATGAACCGTGCGGTCGTGGTCCGCGCCGCCGCGGGCATCGCGGACTTCCTGCTCGGCGAGCTCGACGGCGTCACCCCGCCGCCGCGCGTCGTCGTCGGGTACGACGCCCGGCACAACTCGGCGCAGTTCGCGCTCGACACCGCGGGCGTGCTCACGGCCGTCGGCATCGAGGTGCTCCTGCTGCCCGAGCCGCTGCCGACCCCCGTGCTCGCGTTCTGCGTCCGCCACCTCGACGCCGACGCCGGGATCATGGTGACGGCGTCGCACAACCCGCCGCAGGACAACGGCTACAAGGTCTACCTGGGCGGCCGGGTCGTCACCGACGCCGGTCAGGGCGCACAGATCGTGCCTCCCACCGACACGGCGATCGCCGCCGAGATCGCGCGCGTGCCGTCGGTCGCGTCCGTCCCGCGCGCCGACCACGGCTGGACCGTGCTGGGCCAGGACGTCGTCGACGCCTACGTGCGCACGGTCGTCGGCCTCGCCGACCTCTCGCCCGAGGCCCGCGCCGCCGCGGGCGACCTGCGGATCGTGCTGACGCCGCTGCACGGCGTCGGCGGTCGCGTCGCCCAGCGCGTGCTCGCCGAGGCAGGGTTCACCGACGTCCTCCTCGTGCCCGAGCAGGAGTTCCCCGACCCGGACTTCCCGTCGGTCGCCTTCCCCAACCCCGAGGAGCCCGGCGCGATCGACCTCGCGATCGGCCTGGCCGGGGACGAGCGCGCCGACCTGGTGCTCGCCCTCGACCCGGACGCGGACCGCTGCGCGGTCGCCGTGCAGGACCTGCGCTCGCGCTCGTACCGCGGCCCCGACACCGCCGCCGCCGAGGGCTGGCGCATGCTGCACGGCGACGAGACCGGCGCGCTGCTCGGCGACCTGGCTGCGCGCCGGGCCGCCGCCGCGTCGCGCGACCACGCGGTGCTCGCGAGCTCGATCGTCTCCTCGCGACTGCTCGCCGAGATCGCGCGGCACGCAGGCCTGCAGCACCGGCAGACGCTCACCGGGTTCAAGTGGATCTCCCGCGTCGACGGGCTCGTGTTCGGCTACGAGGAGGCCCTCGGCTACTGCGTCGACCCGGCCCACGTCCGCGACAAGGACGGCATCTCCGCGGCCCTCACGGTCGCCGGGCTCGCCGCGACCCTCAAGGCCCAGGGGCGCTCGCCCGTGGACGCGCTCGACGACCTCGCGCGCGCGCACGGCCTGCACCTCACCGGTCAGGTGTCGGCGCGGTTCGCCGACCTCGCGGACATCGGCGCGACCGTCCAGCGCCTGCGCGCGACCCCGCCGCGCACGCTCGCCGGCGTCCCCGTGACGTCGGTCGTCGACCTCGCCGCCGGGACGGAGGACGACCGTGACGGCCTGCCGCCCACCGACGGCCTGCGGATGTTCACGTCCGACGGCACGCGCGTCATCGTCCGGCCCAGCGGCACCGAGCCGAAGGTGAAGTGCTACCTCGAGGTCGTCGAGCCCGTCGCGGCCGACGCCGACGACGACGCGGTCACGCACGCCCGCCGCTCGGCCCGCGCACGGCTCGACGCGCTCGCCGCCGACGTCCGCACGGTCCTCGGGCTCTAG